The sequence GTCGATGTCGTTGTTCATCTGGTTGGACGACTGCAACCTGCCGAAATCGTTTTTATGCGGTTACTCCGCCCTGTGAGTATCTATTCCCTTGATGATTCACTGCGCTGTGTGAATCGTAAAATGGGTTTTGCTGCAAACACGCTCAATATCGTGGAGCAGTACAAATATATTCTGCAGGATCTGGGCGCGAAAGTGATCGACACCCAGTACATTGTTCCGTTGCCTGCCGAGCTCCCGCCTGCGGCACTTTCCCCCCAAATACTTTTTAATCCTTATGCCAGCCGAAGAGACAAGGGGCTATCCCCTTCCCGTGCAACAGCAGCTCTACAAGCTATCACCGACGAGTTTCCCGGCCATTCCGTGGGAATTCTTTGCAGCCCTTCAACGCTGTACAGCGCACAGCATCTGGAAAACGCAGTTGCACGCGATAAAGTGGCAGTCTTGCACGACGGGCTAACACCCGAAAAGGTTGCAGGCTATATTCGCCGCGCGCAGGCAGTTGTTAGTGTGGATACAGCCATTGTGCATATGGCTGTTGGCCTGAAAGCGAAGCTGGTGGCGATCTACCCGTTGATTGCAGGTCAACACAACCCATGGTTGCCGCCTCGCTCACCTTTTACACAAGTGATCTACAGCGAGCAACAGCCAGACACACTCCGTCGTACGGGCAAAAAAAATATGGATACTTTTTCGCTAACGTTATTAATGAACGCATTGCAGACTCTCTTAACTCTGCCAGCAGAAGCGAAAAACAGCATGTCGCTTAACGCCAGAATCATCCCTGGGCTAGGGGTAGCGACGGGCACGCTGGCGCGACAACTGCCCTTAATCTGTGAAAAATTTCCTGAAGTTGCAGGCTGTTATGCCGGGACCATAAACCTTGAATTCAGCGTTCCTGTCG comes from Yersinia canariae and encodes:
- a CDS encoding glycosyltransferase family 9 protein — its product is MTVLTVNELAEMHTNTFGVDDVIVTNPHPGLGELRRLVNQLSNVDVVVHLVGRLQPAEIVFMRLLRPVSIYSLDDSLRCVNRKMGFAANTLNIVEQYKYILQDLGAKVIDTQYIVPLPAELPPAALSPQILFNPYASRRDKGLSPSRATAALQAITDEFPGHSVGILCSPSTLYSAQHLENAVARDKVAVLHDGLTPEKVAGYIRRAQAVVSVDTAIVHMAVGLKAKLVAIYPLIAGQHNPWLPPRSPFTQVIYSEQQPDTLRRTGKKNMDTFSLTLLMNALQTLLTLPAEAKNSMSLNARIIPGLGVATGTLARQLPLICEKFPEVAGCYAGTINLEFSVPVAVVRPDHRTAPLAWTPSGRTTEIFDLLRIELEFSHLTERIPAWLYIAHSSPHRRTPTIHEAIAPRINLNGATHCRLHLPAEAIVLGERGTQATEAINLSLSSTQ